Proteins from a genomic interval of Phenylobacterium sp. LH3H17:
- a CDS encoding TonB-dependent receptor domain-containing protein, producing MNNLLRTVLLGSAAVTCLVLPGSAFAQSQTTDRATEVDVDEVVVTGSRIRRPDLTSVQPIQIISSVAMDERGYTNVADALNDLPSTGIPVSPIGDQGSFGVGRNFINIFNLGSNRTLTLVNGRRFVGGNPASIFTGANAGGQVDLNVIPTGLVDRIETIQAGGSAVYGSDAIAGVINIITKQEFEGLEFDGQYGVSEQGDAESWRARITAGANLLDGRLNLAGSYEYNETSPLAFTDRPVTARQLTFAANPQNTSGTDAIPGAIIILNRRIPETTTGGLPFRTGGSALSGLLTIADPTNPGQRVTAQFGPGGALIPYSAGTFYSGSVASGGNGLNLAELSSLQSPVDRHVATGFARFDITDRVRVKGELFYSSFKSEEPFNQPIYNAPLFGGNSASLRFSTANPFLPAATRAALLSQPTALPADTASPGDAIFFLSRASVDIGNNKTEAEGDTLRTVAGLEGDFDLLDRSFYWNVSANFGRSEGSFTSPNVIQSRFLQAIDAVRDASGAVVCRDPVARAAGCAPLNMFGLGSPSQAALEYIGVRFQSDFALLQTVYEGNFGGELIDLPAGPLSFNVGYEYRREKSDFNPNAPQELGVGRSAAISNLQGKFDTKEMYVEGLAPIFGGDFTLPGLHRLEIEGSYRKIDHSQAGEDKAWSYGLRWYPTQDLLLRAQKSRSFRAPAITEVNLPNATSFITATDPCDFRNIGTGPNPATRRANCEAAFQALGLPANFSLTSQIQASTAQGNTSGNPNLENEIAEQWSAGFVYQPSFVPGLAVSFDWVNIDLTNAISNFNLTSILQVCYDSPNPPADACNRFLRGNATLAAARQGQILTNGESNGGGVTSIGPQTGFINAGYTNFQGFTLGIDYNVNLADLSDMQDWLGGNPGSLNFNFDLFHVNKQETSVTGLGFDLNDDKNEIGNADFRWKLESAYLRDPFSVIWTMNYIGESEFNNDFTPETRLPLTVKRYILHDLAFTYKLDNLAERMGVGMDNLKLRFIVRNVADKEPPWGATNSANAYGTYDFLGRYYQLGLTARF from the coding sequence ATGAACAACCTCCTTCGCACAGTGCTGCTCGGATCGGCAGCCGTCACCTGCCTGGTCCTGCCGGGCTCGGCCTTCGCGCAGAGCCAGACGACCGACCGCGCCACAGAGGTGGACGTCGATGAAGTCGTCGTCACCGGTTCGCGCATCCGCCGTCCCGACCTGACCTCGGTTCAACCGATCCAGATCATTTCCAGCGTGGCGATGGACGAGCGCGGTTACACCAACGTCGCCGACGCGCTCAACGACCTGCCTTCCACCGGCATCCCGGTCAGCCCGATCGGCGACCAAGGCTCGTTTGGCGTCGGCCGTAACTTCATCAACATCTTCAACCTCGGCTCGAACCGCACCCTGACCCTGGTGAACGGCCGCCGCTTCGTGGGCGGCAACCCGGCCTCCATCTTCACTGGCGCCAACGCCGGCGGCCAAGTCGACCTGAACGTCATCCCGACCGGTCTGGTCGACCGGATCGAAACCATTCAAGCCGGCGGCAGCGCCGTGTACGGCTCGGACGCCATCGCCGGCGTCATCAACATCATCACCAAGCAAGAGTTCGAAGGCCTCGAGTTCGACGGTCAGTACGGTGTTTCTGAGCAGGGCGACGCCGAGTCGTGGCGCGCCCGGATCACCGCCGGCGCGAACCTGTTGGACGGTCGACTGAACCTGGCTGGCAGCTACGAGTACAACGAGACCTCGCCGCTGGCCTTCACCGATCGCCCCGTCACGGCGCGTCAGCTCACCTTCGCCGCCAACCCGCAGAACACCAGCGGGACCGACGCGATCCCCGGCGCAATCATCATCCTCAATCGCCGCATCCCGGAAACCACCACGGGCGGCCTGCCCTTCCGCACCGGCGGCTCGGCCCTCTCGGGTCTGCTCACGATCGCCGATCCGACCAATCCGGGCCAGCGCGTAACGGCGCAGTTCGGCCCCGGCGGCGCCTTGATCCCCTACAGCGCCGGCACGTTCTACTCGGGCTCGGTAGCCTCTGGCGGCAACGGGCTGAACCTGGCTGAGCTCAGCTCGCTGCAGTCGCCCGTCGACCGCCACGTTGCGACGGGCTTCGCCCGCTTCGACATCACCGATCGCGTTCGGGTGAAGGGTGAGCTGTTCTACAGCTCATTTAAGTCGGAAGAGCCGTTCAACCAGCCGATCTACAACGCCCCGCTCTTCGGCGGTAACTCGGCCTCGCTGCGGTTCTCGACCGCCAACCCGTTCCTGCCGGCGGCGACTCGCGCGGCCCTGCTTTCCCAACCGACGGCCCTGCCCGCGGACACGGCTTCGCCCGGCGACGCGATCTTCTTCCTGTCGCGAGCCTCGGTCGATATCGGAAACAACAAGACCGAAGCCGAGGGTGACACCCTGCGCACGGTGGCCGGACTCGAAGGCGACTTCGATCTGCTCGACCGCTCCTTTTACTGGAACGTGTCGGCCAACTTCGGCCGTTCAGAAGGCAGCTTCACCAGTCCGAACGTCATCCAGAGCCGCTTCTTGCAGGCGATCGACGCCGTTCGCGACGCCAGCGGCGCCGTCGTCTGCCGCGACCCCGTGGCGCGCGCGGCGGGTTGCGCCCCGCTGAACATGTTCGGTCTTGGTTCGCCCAGCCAGGCGGCGCTCGAATACATCGGCGTGCGGTTCCAGAGCGACTTCGCCCTGCTGCAGACGGTCTATGAAGGCAACTTCGGCGGCGAGCTCATCGACCTGCCGGCTGGCCCGCTGAGCTTCAATGTGGGCTATGAGTATCGCCGCGAGAAGTCGGACTTCAATCCGAACGCTCCGCAGGAACTGGGCGTCGGCCGTTCGGCCGCGATCTCGAATCTGCAGGGCAAGTTCGACACCAAGGAAATGTACGTCGAAGGCTTGGCGCCGATCTTCGGCGGCGACTTCACCCTGCCGGGCCTCCATCGGTTGGAGATCGAGGGCTCCTACCGCAAGATCGATCACAGCCAGGCCGGCGAGGACAAGGCCTGGAGCTACGGTCTGCGGTGGTACCCCACTCAGGACCTGCTGCTCCGCGCCCAGAAGAGCCGGTCGTTCCGGGCCCCGGCCATCACCGAAGTCAACCTGCCGAACGCGACGAGCTTCATTACGGCCACCGACCCTTGCGACTTCCGCAACATCGGCACCGGCCCCAACCCGGCCACCCGCCGGGCGAACTGCGAGGCGGCGTTCCAGGCCCTGGGCCTGCCTGCCAACTTCTCGCTCACCTCGCAGATCCAGGCGTCGACCGCCCAAGGCAACACCTCGGGCAACCCGAACCTGGAAAACGAAATCGCCGAGCAATGGTCGGCGGGCTTCGTCTATCAGCCATCGTTCGTTCCCGGCCTGGCGGTCTCGTTCGACTGGGTCAATATCGACCTGACCAACGCCATCTCGAACTTCAACCTGACGTCGATCCTGCAGGTCTGCTACGACTCGCCCAACCCGCCCGCCGACGCCTGCAACCGCTTCCTGCGCGGGAACGCCACCCTGGCCGCCGCGCGGCAGGGGCAGATCCTGACCAACGGCGAAAGCAATGGCGGGGGCGTCACCTCGATCGGCCCGCAGACCGGCTTCATCAACGCCGGCTACACCAACTTCCAGGGCTTCACCCTTGGGATCGACTACAACGTCAATCTCGCCGACCTGTCGGACATGCAGGACTGGCTGGGCGGCAACCCGGGCAGCCTGAACTTCAACTTCGACCTGTTCCACGTGAACAAGCAGGAGACGTCGGTCACCGGCCTCGGCTTCGATCTGAACGACGACAAGAACGAGATCGGCAACGCCGACTTCCGCTGGAAGCTGGAAAGCGCCTATCTGCGTGATCCGTTCTCGGTGATCTGGACGATGAACTACATCGGGGAATCGGAGTTCAACAACGACTTCACCCCGGAGACGCGCCTCCCGCTGACCGTGAAGCGCTACATCCTCCACGATCTGGCCTTCACCTATAAGCTCGACAATCTCGCCGAGCGGATGGGCGTCGGCATGGACAACCTCAAGCTCCGCTTCATCGTGCGCAATGTCGCCGACAAGGAGCCGCCGTGGGGCGCGACGAACTCGGCCAACGCATACGGCACCTACGACTTCCTCGGCCGCTACTATCAGTTGGGCCTGACCGCTCGCTTCTAG
- a CDS encoding TonB-dependent siderophore receptor gives MMRNAFRALLLGSGAAAAMALPNFAFAQATDDETIEEVVVTGSRIRRDTFNAPVPVSVISAEQIVESGALSIGDMLMETPIINAAANAQNTSGTLFLAGQARADIRGLGATRTLVLADGRRIVFSDASSPAVDLNLIPSMMVERIETVAGGASAVYGSEAISGVVNLIMKKQFDGFQIEGQIGASQEGDGEQFRISALYGRKLMDDRLNILIGGEVSREEPVMQRDRDWAYPGIRRNLLANPQTVIPQSRSNVAPTATFQLLGGAVGTARAVTLDYRDPTKVVRLSGPCSTPTVQPTCQDEALYYNSVFSALQAKSQRGTIRGYADYDLTDNIKAFLDVTYSRVDGYGIFGPAFSNAVGGGTMPTVLKGNNAYLNGAGATAAALRAEWLAAGKTLTSTSTAQIGKTWVEFGGRDVKTERETIRVVFGMEGDFEFIDRNVNWDWYAQLGKTSGSTTSFNVPYVERVQFATDAILSGGQIICAATIDPDPAKRARAAGCVPWDLINGPSQEAVAWANGQSSSEQEVKQTVISGNIATDLFDLPAGPVGFAMGAEYRKEQSAFSQDAAGASGLLFFNAIGARGGEYDTWEGYAEIRVPLLRDLPFAQELNFEMAGRAAEYSTIGKTDQWQARLEWAPIQDIRFRASEGTAVRAPNIVELYAPQSQNFTTAAVDPCDKASYAAASASQKALRLTNCSAAIAGYNPLTFVSNFGPGRSSLQLRQGGNPDLGPEMAHTYNLGVVIQPRLVPDLKVSLDYFKYNLTGMVGTIPINTLLQGLCYESATPYASNPLCSLIVRDASGAQAGVPGGVSVVNLVNRNVASMKIEGYDASLQYGFDLERLFKQDFGQLAFRLDATWMYRFALQGLPGQPYTQLANTITSNTAPEWRGSGTVQWTHGDYGVTWTTRYIGSLSSTTASTPSGLSPYYTGDFYTHDLKVRARINDDLDVRAGVLNLSNEHPPELPEVFTGTGAGSSMYDNRGRFFFVGATLRY, from the coding sequence ATGATGAGAAACGCTTTCCGCGCCTTGCTGCTCGGTTCAGGCGCCGCGGCCGCCATGGCCCTGCCGAATTTCGCCTTCGCTCAGGCCACCGACGATGAAACCATCGAGGAAGTCGTCGTCACCGGCTCGCGCATCCGGCGCGACACCTTCAACGCCCCGGTGCCGGTCTCGGTGATCAGCGCCGAACAGATCGTGGAATCCGGCGCCCTGTCGATCGGCGACATGTTGATGGAAACCCCGATCATCAACGCCGCCGCCAACGCCCAGAACACCTCGGGCACTCTGTTCCTGGCCGGTCAGGCCCGGGCCGACATCCGCGGCCTCGGCGCGACCCGCACCCTGGTGCTGGCCGACGGCCGACGGATCGTGTTCTCCGACGCCTCCTCGCCCGCCGTCGACCTGAACCTGATCCCATCCATGATGGTTGAGCGCATCGAGACGGTCGCCGGCGGCGCCTCGGCGGTCTATGGCTCGGAGGCCATCTCCGGCGTCGTCAACCTGATCATGAAGAAGCAATTCGACGGCTTCCAGATCGAGGGCCAGATCGGCGCTTCGCAGGAGGGCGACGGCGAGCAATTCCGGATCTCGGCGCTCTACGGCCGCAAGCTGATGGACGACCGCCTGAACATCCTGATCGGCGGCGAGGTCTCTCGCGAAGAGCCGGTCATGCAGCGCGACCGCGACTGGGCCTATCCCGGCATTCGCCGCAATCTGCTGGCGAACCCCCAGACCGTCATTCCGCAGAGCCGGTCGAACGTCGCACCCACCGCGACGTTTCAATTGCTTGGCGGCGCCGTGGGGACCGCGCGCGCGGTGACCCTCGACTATCGCGACCCCACCAAGGTGGTACGGCTCAGCGGACCCTGCTCGACGCCGACCGTGCAGCCGACCTGCCAGGACGAGGCCCTGTACTATAACAGCGTCTTCAGCGCCCTGCAGGCCAAGTCCCAACGGGGCACCATTCGCGGCTATGCCGATTATGACCTGACCGACAACATCAAGGCGTTCCTCGACGTCACGTATTCAAGGGTCGATGGCTACGGCATCTTCGGTCCGGCGTTTTCCAACGCGGTGGGCGGCGGCACCATGCCGACGGTCCTGAAGGGCAACAACGCCTACCTGAACGGAGCAGGCGCCACCGCCGCCGCCCTGCGCGCGGAATGGCTCGCCGCGGGCAAGACCCTGACCTCGACCTCGACCGCCCAGATCGGCAAGACCTGGGTCGAGTTCGGCGGCCGGGACGTGAAGACCGAGCGAGAGACCATTCGCGTCGTGTTCGGAATGGAGGGCGACTTCGAGTTCATCGACCGCAACGTCAACTGGGACTGGTACGCCCAGCTCGGCAAGACCAGCGGTTCGACCACGTCGTTCAACGTCCCCTATGTCGAACGCGTCCAGTTCGCCACCGACGCGATCCTCTCCGGCGGTCAAATCATCTGCGCCGCCACGATCGACCCCGATCCAGCCAAGCGCGCCCGTGCCGCCGGTTGCGTGCCATGGGACCTGATCAACGGACCGAGCCAGGAGGCCGTGGCCTGGGCCAACGGCCAGTCGAGCTCCGAACAGGAGGTCAAACAGACCGTGATCTCCGGCAATATCGCCACGGATCTGTTTGATCTTCCGGCCGGCCCGGTCGGCTTCGCCATGGGCGCCGAGTACCGGAAGGAGCAGAGCGCCTTCTCGCAGGACGCGGCTGGGGCCTCGGGTCTGTTGTTCTTCAACGCCATCGGTGCGCGGGGCGGCGAGTACGACACCTGGGAAGGCTATGCCGAGATCCGGGTTCCGCTGCTTCGCGACCTGCCCTTCGCCCAGGAACTGAACTTCGAAATGGCCGGCCGCGCCGCCGAGTACTCGACCATTGGCAAGACCGACCAGTGGCAGGCTCGCCTGGAGTGGGCCCCGATCCAGGACATCCGCTTCCGCGCCTCCGAGGGCACGGCTGTCCGGGCGCCGAACATCGTCGAACTCTACGCACCGCAGTCGCAGAACTTCACGACCGCGGCGGTGGACCCCTGCGACAAGGCCAGCTACGCCGCGGCGAGCGCCAGCCAGAAGGCGCTGCGCCTGACCAACTGCTCGGCGGCCATCGCAGGCTACAACCCCCTGACCTTCGTCTCGAACTTCGGGCCCGGCCGATCCTCGCTGCAGCTACGCCAGGGCGGCAATCCCGACCTCGGCCCGGAAATGGCCCACACCTATAACCTCGGCGTCGTCATCCAGCCCCGTCTTGTTCCCGACCTGAAGGTCTCCCTCGACTACTTCAAGTACAACCTCACCGGCATGGTCGGGACCATTCCGATCAATACGCTGCTGCAGGGCCTCTGTTACGAGTCGGCCACGCCCTACGCCTCCAATCCCCTGTGCAGCCTCATCGTGCGCGACGCGAGCGGCGCCCAGGCCGGGGTTCCGGGCGGCGTGAGCGTGGTCAACCTCGTCAATCGGAACGTGGCCAGCATGAAGATCGAGGGGTACGACGCCTCGCTGCAGTACGGCTTCGATCTTGAGAGGCTGTTCAAGCAGGACTTCGGCCAGCTGGCCTTCCGCCTCGACGCCACCTGGATGTACCGGTTCGCCCTGCAGGGCCTCCCGGGTCAGCCCTATACGCAGCTGGCCAACACCATCACCAGCAACACCGCTCCGGAGTGGCGGGGGTCCGGCACGGTGCAGTGGACCCACGGCGACTACGGGGTGACCTGGACCACGCGCTACATCGGTTCGTTGTCCTCCACGACCGCCTCCACCCCGTCAGGCCTGTCGCCCTACTACACCGGCGACTTCTACACCCACGACCTGAAGGTCCGCGCCAGGATCAACGACGACCTGGACGTCCGGGCAGGCGTCCTGAATCTCTCCAATGAACATCCGCCGGAGCTGCCTGAGGTCTTCACCGGCACCGGAGCGGGGTCCTCGATGTACGACAACCGCGGCCGGTTCTTCTTCGTGGGCGCCACGCTGCGTTACTAG
- a CDS encoding beta-eliminating lyase-related protein — MARYDFASDNTAPAAPEALAALVAANSGFTPGYGSDPISARGADAVRRLLDADAEVRFVASGTAANSLALAALCRPFEAVLAHEHAHVCTDETGAPGFFGQGLGLVGVAGASGRIDPAALAAPLGERDVAHRQSPAALSLTNATEYGTVYSHDALAALIAPAKAKGLGVHLDGARLANAAAAGFDLTRIKDLPVDILVVGGTKAGMTPTEAVVIFDRGLAHRFDARLKQAGQLPSKGRFYAAPFIGMLEGGAFVERAAHANAMARRLAGLMPFPLRHPVEANAVFVEMDEATLRRLHAGGWFVYRFLDGSVRFMCSWATTPEAVDELGAALTALA, encoded by the coding sequence ATGGCCCGCTACGATTTCGCCTCCGACAACACCGCGCCCGCCGCCCCCGAGGCCCTGGCGGCGCTGGTCGCCGCCAATTCCGGCTTCACCCCCGGCTACGGCTCCGATCCGATCAGCGCACGCGGGGCCGATGCGGTGCGCAGGCTGCTCGACGCCGACGCCGAGGTGCGGTTCGTCGCCTCCGGCACGGCGGCCAATTCCCTGGCGCTCGCGGCCCTGTGCCGGCCGTTCGAGGCGGTGCTGGCCCATGAACACGCCCATGTCTGCACTGACGAGACCGGCGCGCCCGGCTTCTTCGGCCAGGGCCTGGGCCTGGTCGGCGTCGCCGGCGCCTCCGGGCGCATCGACCCCGCGGCCCTGGCCGCGCCGCTCGGCGAGCGCGACGTCGCCCACCGACAGTCGCCGGCCGCGCTGTCGCTGACCAACGCCACCGAGTACGGCACGGTCTACTCGCATGACGCCCTGGCCGCCCTGATCGCCCCGGCCAAGGCCAAGGGCCTGGGCGTCCATCTGGACGGCGCGCGGCTGGCGAACGCCGCGGCGGCGGGCTTCGACCTGACCCGGATCAAGGATCTTCCCGTCGACATCCTGGTGGTCGGCGGGACCAAGGCGGGGATGACCCCCACCGAGGCGGTGGTGATCTTCGACCGCGGACTCGCCCACCGGTTCGACGCGCGCCTGAAGCAGGCGGGCCAGCTTCCCTCGAAGGGCCGGTTCTACGCCGCGCCGTTCATCGGCATGCTGGAGGGCGGCGCCTTCGTCGAGCGGGCGGCCCACGCCAACGCCATGGCGAGGCGCCTGGCCGGCCTCATGCCCTTCCCCCTGCGCCATCCCGTCGAGGCCAACGCGGTCTTCGTCGAGATGGACGAAGCCACCCTGCGGCGCCTGCACGCGGGCGGCTGGTTCGTCTACCGGTTCCTGGACGGCTCCGTCCGCTTCATGTGCTCCTGGGCCACCACCCCCGAGGCCGTCGACGAGCTCGGCGCGGCGCTCACAGCCCTAGCCTGA
- a CDS encoding ATP-binding protein, with product MARANSRGIILCDRDGRIEWVNDGFVALSGYCLDEVVGRRPADFLQCQETDPQTIAQMSAALAAGEGFRVEILNRAKNGRTYWIDLHVQPSFDTHGVRIGTASVQTEITAAYELQARLHATTEALRQAGALARLGGWEVDLKARVVRWSPELARLLGRPSLVESHLDSLDLYDATDRDRVREHLLEAVRTGQRVDFESRATTGAGEQIWLRVIGEPEMVDGKCVALHGASQDVTAQRAAMAELAEAERFGRGVIDGLAALLTVIDESGAIIAANSAFRKLGSEIVQNDVYPMGRNLFAVLARLPGGHGRALERGVRAVLDGRKESFSRVYSTQAGEWFRMTAARFAGAGPVRCVVITQSIEDIKRSERRLKVVNARLKRARDEANAANAAKSAFLATMSHEIRTPLNGVLGMAQAMARDELPERQRDRLSVIRQAGETLLALLNDLLDLSRIEAGRLELEDGLIDVGSLMQGARATFTTLATEKDVSFALNVAPDAAGVWRGDPTRVRQIVYNLVSNAVKFTARGEVAVSVAHDGANVVVEVADTGPGIAADRLGALFQKFVQEDASTTRRFGGSGLGLAICRELAGLMGGDISVRSTVGEGSVFTARLPLARAEGQALTLPPYEAEPAAEMGELRILAAEDNPMNQLVLKTLMAQLGVEVSCVDDGQAAVAASAAEAWDVILMDVQMPVMDGPTATRLIRQRELEQGLKRMPIIALTANAMAHHQAEYLAAGMDVLVPKPLELERLLAAIQRVLEDGA from the coding sequence ATGGCGCGCGCGAATTCGCGCGGGATCATTCTCTGCGACCGCGACGGGCGGATCGAATGGGTGAATGACGGCTTCGTCGCGCTCAGCGGATACTGCCTGGACGAGGTGGTGGGCCGCCGGCCGGCGGACTTCCTGCAGTGCCAGGAGACAGACCCCCAGACCATCGCCCAGATGTCCGCGGCTCTGGCGGCGGGGGAGGGTTTCCGGGTCGAGATCCTGAATCGCGCCAAGAACGGCCGCACCTACTGGATCGACCTCCATGTCCAGCCGAGCTTCGACACCCATGGGGTGCGGATCGGCACGGCCTCGGTGCAGACCGAGATCACCGCGGCCTACGAGCTGCAGGCCCGATTGCACGCCACGACCGAGGCGCTGCGCCAGGCCGGCGCCCTGGCTCGCCTGGGCGGCTGGGAAGTCGACCTGAAGGCGCGCGTGGTGCGCTGGAGCCCGGAGCTGGCCCGACTGCTCGGCCGGCCAAGCCTGGTGGAATCCCACCTCGACTCCCTGGATCTCTATGACGCCACGGACCGCGACCGGGTGCGCGAGCATCTTCTGGAGGCCGTCCGTACCGGCCAGCGCGTCGATTTCGAATCTCGGGCCACCACCGGGGCGGGCGAGCAGATCTGGCTGCGGGTCATCGGCGAACCCGAGATGGTCGACGGCAAGTGCGTGGCCCTGCACGGCGCCAGCCAGGACGTCACCGCCCAGCGCGCGGCGATGGCGGAACTCGCCGAGGCAGAGCGCTTCGGGCGTGGCGTGATCGACGGCCTGGCGGCCCTGCTGACGGTGATCGACGAGTCCGGTGCGATCATCGCGGCCAATTCCGCCTTCAGGAAGCTGGGCTCCGAAATCGTCCAGAACGACGTCTACCCCATGGGCCGCAACCTGTTCGCGGTCCTGGCGCGCCTGCCGGGCGGCCACGGCCGGGCGCTGGAGCGCGGGGTTCGCGCCGTGCTGGACGGCCGCAAGGAAAGCTTCTCGCGCGTCTATTCCACCCAGGCGGGCGAATGGTTCCGGATGACCGCGGCGCGCTTCGCGGGCGCGGGGCCGGTGCGCTGCGTGGTGATCACCCAGTCGATCGAGGACATCAAACGCTCGGAACGGCGGCTGAAGGTGGTGAACGCCCGGCTCAAGCGCGCCCGCGACGAGGCCAACGCCGCCAACGCCGCCAAGTCGGCCTTCCTGGCCACCATGAGCCACGAGATCCGCACGCCGCTGAACGGGGTGCTGGGCATGGCCCAGGCCATGGCCCGCGATGAGCTGCCCGAGCGCCAGCGCGACCGGCTGTCCGTGATCCGCCAGGCCGGCGAAACCCTGCTGGCGCTGCTCAACGACCTGCTGGACCTGTCGCGCATCGAGGCCGGGCGCCTGGAGCTGGAGGACGGCCTGATCGACGTGGGGAGCCTGATGCAGGGCGCCCGGGCCACCTTCACCACCCTGGCCACCGAGAAGGACGTCTCCTTCGCCCTGAACGTCGCGCCCGACGCGGCCGGCGTCTGGCGCGGCGATCCCACCCGGGTCCGCCAGATCGTCTACAACCTGGTCTCCAACGCCGTGAAATTCACCGCCCGCGGCGAGGTGGCCGTCTCGGTCGCCCACGACGGGGCGAACGTGGTGGTCGAGGTCGCCGACACCGGGCCCGGCATCGCCGCCGACCGTCTGGGAGCTCTGTTCCAGAAGTTCGTCCAGGAAGACGCCTCGACCACCCGGCGCTTCGGCGGGTCGGGCCTGGGCCTGGCCATCTGCCGAGAGTTGGCCGGACTGATGGGCGGCGACATCTCCGTGCGCTCCACCGTGGGCGAAGGCTCGGTGTTCACCGCGCGCCTGCCGCTGGCCCGCGCCGAGGGTCAGGCGCTGACGCTCCCGCCCTACGAGGCCGAGCCCGCCGCCGAGATGGGCGAGCTGAGAATCCTCGCCGCCGAGGACAATCCGATGAACCAGCTGGTGCTGAAGACCCTGATGGCGCAGCTCGGCGTCGAGGTCAGCTGCGTGGACGACGGCCAGGCCGCCGTCGCCGCCAGCGCCGCCGAGGCCTGGGACGTGATCCTGATGGACGTCCAGATGCCGGTGATGGACGGACCCACCGCCACGCGGCTGATCCGTCAGCGGGAGCTGGAACAGGGGCTGAAGCGCATGCCGATCATCGCGCTGACCGCCAACGCCATGGCCCACCACCAGGCCGAATACCTGGCCGCCGGCATGGACGTTCTGGTGCCCAAGCCCCTCGAACTCGAGCGCCTGCTCGCCGCGATCCAGAGGGTGCTGGAGGATGGGGCCTAA
- a CDS encoding epoxide hydrolase family protein — MSKITPFEVRWGEPEVQTVLDQVRAYPWPPIPQVADGWAYGCDGAYLKDLCAHWTDRYDWRAAVADLNRYPQFTARVEDYDLHFLHVVGEAGGKRPLLLTHGWPGSHYEFWGAIEKLAFPSRHGGRAEDAFDLVIPSLPGFGFSSKPNRPIGQKTTARLFNTLMTEVLGYQRYRAQGGDWGAMVTSWLGREHGDHVTAIHLNMMAFRPFGGPKDEAEIAWITRQGAMMDLMGAYFRLQASKPQSLAWMGAGNPVGQAAWIAERFHDWSDLREKSFDQVHPKDRLLTNIMTYVMTDSFATGAWYYRGFLEEGGVALAEGERCETPTAFANFPGEPLYTAPPRAWAERAYNIVRWTDQPRGGHFAAMEEPDLFVTDVREWGREA; from the coding sequence ATGAGCAAGATCACGCCCTTCGAAGTCCGTTGGGGCGAGCCCGAGGTCCAGACCGTGCTGGACCAGGTTCGCGCCTATCCCTGGCCGCCGATTCCGCAGGTCGCGGACGGCTGGGCCTATGGCTGCGACGGGGCCTATCTGAAGGACCTCTGCGCCCACTGGACCGACCGCTACGACTGGCGCGCGGCGGTAGCCGATCTCAACCGCTATCCGCAGTTCACCGCCCGGGTCGAGGATTACGACCTGCACTTCCTGCACGTGGTCGGCGAGGCCGGCGGCAAACGGCCGCTGCTCCTGACCCACGGCTGGCCGGGCTCGCACTACGAGTTCTGGGGCGCGATCGAGAAGCTGGCCTTCCCGTCGCGCCACGGCGGCCGGGCGGAAGACGCGTTCGATCTGGTGATCCCGTCCCTGCCGGGCTTCGGCTTCTCCTCGAAGCCCAACCGCCCGATCGGACAGAAGACCACGGCGCGGTTGTTCAACACCCTGATGACGGAGGTGCTGGGCTATCAGCGCTACCGCGCGCAGGGGGGCGACTGGGGCGCCATGGTCACCTCCTGGCTCGGCCGCGAACACGGCGACCACGTGACCGCCATCCACCTGAACATGATGGCCTTCCGCCCCTTCGGCGGGCCGAAGGACGAGGCCGAGATCGCCTGGATCACCCGCCAGGGCGCGATGATGGACCTGATGGGCGCCTATTTCCGCCTGCAGGCCTCCAAGCCCCAGTCCCTGGCCTGGATGGGCGCGGGCAACCCGGTGGGCCAGGCCGCCTGGATCGCCGAGCGCTTCCACGACTGGTCCGACCTGCGCGAGAAGTCCTTCGACCAGGTCCATCCCAAGGACCGGCTACTGACCAACATCATGACCTATGTGATGACCGACAGCTTCGCGACCGGCGCCTGGTACTACCGTGGCTTCCTGGAAGAGGGCGGCGTGGCGCTGGCGGAAGGCGAGCGCTGCGAGACCCCGACCGCCTTCGCCAACTTCCCTGGCGAGCCGCTCTACACCGCCCCGCCGCGGGCCTGGGCCGAGCGGGCGTACAATATCGTGCGCTGGACCGACCAGCCGCGCGGCGGCCACTTCGCGGCCATGGAGGAGCCCGACCTCTTCGTCACCGACGTGCGCGAGTGGGGACGCGAGGCCTGA